ttgcttggccacattctttgcagtattGCTTTAGTGCCTCGTTGCAaagaggatgcatgttttggaatattttttattctgtacaggcttccttctttttactctgtcaattaAGTTACTATTATGaagaaactacaatgttgttgatccatcctcagttttctcctatcacagcaattcaactctgtaactgttttaaagtcatcattggcctcatggtgaaatccctgagcggtttcctccCTCTCTGGCAACTGCgataggaaggacacctgtatctttgtagtgactgggtgtattgatacagcatctaaagtgtaattaataacttcaccatgatcaaagggatattcaatgtctgcttgttttttttacccatctaccaataggggcCCTTCTTTGCTTGGCATTgcaaaacctctctggtctttgtggttaaatctgtttgaaattcactgctcggctgagggacctgacagataattgtgtgtgtggggtagagagatgaggtagtcattcaaaaaaaacattattattgcacacagagtccatgcaacttattatgtgagttcttaagttcaggagtaagaatttgcttatttaggcttgccacaacaaaggggttgaatacatgtTGACTCAAGcgtttaatttttttattaatttgtaaacatttctaaaaacattattccattttgacattgtgttgtattgtgagTTGGCCAGTGACAAATCGAAAATTtaatcattttaaattcaggctataacacaacaaaatgtggaaaaagtcaaggggtgtgaatactttctgaagggactgtatACATATTATGAAAGTGCGTAAATATATGAAGACATAAaggtatagatactgtatataggtaAATAGATACACTGcaatatatagatatattgtaGTTAGATTTCCTCAGTATACATTTCCCATCTTCCATTTAGCTAGCTGTTTCAGTATTATAATGCaatttatatacagtatttagattttttttgtacgTATTAAAACGgggtagggggggggggtcagacaTGTACTGTTTAAATCTAGCTTGtcaaatttgttttattttagggTATGAAGTTGCCTATTTGCTTCTTCCCATATAGCTCTTAAGTTCCATACAGAAGTGTCTAGGCCAACTGTTGTCGAAACAGGGCAAACCCATCCTCAACCCAAGGCTTTGTGGGTCAAAGTGTCAACTGCTCAAACTCTTCTCCAATTGTTTTCTATTATTCTTGGTACTTCATTGATCAATGAATCTTATTGATTAACCAGAGTCCActccacacacctggttttccaAGTCCAAATAAGCCAGTGATTGAAGGAAAAACAGATCTGTAGTCAGCTTATGTTGGGGAGAATCTCTTAACCAAAGACCTGTGTGATGTCTTCAAAGTGTAGAGACCTTGTGTGGCGAGATGATGGTGATGAGTGAGCGCCCGTCCAGCGGGGCAAAGACCGGGTACAGCTTCTCCTTGAACTTGCCTGTGAATGTATAGATGTGGGTCTTGGTCTCTGCGTTGTAGAAGGAGATCTGTCCTTCCTCGTAGTCTAGATAGATCCCCATCCGGCGGGCCACCAGACCCAGGGGCAGGGGCGTCTCAGGCTTGGTACAGGCGTAGAACTGGTGCATACTGCGCCACAGGGTCCAGTAGCCAGTCTGGGGGCTCATGGGGAAGCGGCCCTGGCGTTCGGCACTCGCCGTGGTCAGGCCGACCCGCCAGTAGCCGTTGTTGGCTATGTCGACTTCCCAGTAGTGCCGTCCGGAGGCGTAACCCTCCCAGCCCAGCACGCCAGGCCAGGCGTCGAAGCGCTGGGGACTGAAGGGCAGATTGGACTCAGATATGCCCTCCTGGACCTTGCGGTGGTCATCTGAGAGCTGGAGCCACAGGTGGTTGGTCATGGGGTCAAAGGTCACATCggctacagggaggagagagttgACAACTTTTTGAAATATGCCACACGTTTTACTTTCAccattttaaataacattctgtcATCCATTTTCCACTCTTTGTCTTTTCTATCCTAGTAGTACCAATATTTTGTTGTAAGTTTAAAGTTTGGGCAAAATGTATGAAAATGCTTtaaatttatatttttattcatttttttttctgtgattattttttaaatgaattaatAGTTCATATTAAAGCATGTGTCCAAATAGACGGATAGTTACCTGATGCACTGATCATCCAGTTCCACACAGAGTTAGGGATGTATCTTGGAGTGCCTGCCTTCCAGGTGCACTGCTTCGCTGACAGCCACAGCGGAGAAATGCCACCCTGAAAATAGGAACACAGACAAAGTGTATGAATGTAGGTAAAGAATTGTCTTTAATAGTTTCATTTCCACCATATTACTGTGAGCTGAAATGGTATACAGCGTATTCgaaaagtattcggaccccttcccttttcccacattttgttacgttacagccttattcttaaatagattaaatacattttttctcaCGTAATCTACCCAcactaacccataatgacaaagcgaaaactgtttttttgctaattcaaaaagtattcagaccctttgctatgagacttcaaattgagctccagtgcatcctgtttccattgaacatccttcagatgtttctacaactttacctgtggtaaatttaattaattggacatgatttggaaaggcacatgcgTGTCTATATAatacccacagttgacagtgcatgtcagagcaaaaaccaagccatgaggtcgaaggaattgtttgtagagctctgagacaggattgtgtcgaggcacagatctggggaagggtaccaaaacatttctgcagcattaaaggtcccaaagaacacagtggcctccatcattcttaaatggaagaaatttgaaaccacaaagactcttcctagacatggccgcccggccaaactgaacaatcaggcaagaagggccttggtcagggatgtgaccaagaacccggtggtcactctgacagagctccagagttcctctgtagagatgggagaaccttccagaaggacaaccatctcactccaccaatcaggccttttatggtagagtggccagacagaagccactcttcagtaaaatgaACATGACAGCCCAATTGtcatttgccaaaaggcaccaaaaggactcagaccatgagaaacaagattctttggtctgatgaaaccaagattgcactctttggcctgaatgccaagtgccacttctggaggaaacggcaccatctctatggtgaagcatggtggtggcagctgtggggatgttttcagtttGCAGGGACTTgaagactaatcaggatcgagggaaagatgaacggagtaaagtacagagagatccttgatgaaaacctgctccagagcgctcaggacttcagactggggcgaaggttcaccttccaacaggacaacaaccctaagcacacagctaagacaatgcaggagtggcttcgggacaagtttctgaattttcttgagtggcacagccagagcccggacttgagccCGATCGAgcaactctggagagacctgaaaattgctgtgtaGCGAGCTGACAaagcctgagaggatctgcagagaagaatgggagaaactccccaaatcagGTGTGCCTCGAGTCTAAAGGCACTGCATGTATATTTGATTATGTAGACTATATAACTGTATAGCTGATTCTCAATCTACGTTTAAGAGGAAATATTGCTAATTTCAATGGATTCTGGCAAGTGTACGACTTCAGAAAAGAAGTTGTACATAACATTCTGAGTTATGTTTTATGAGAAGAGCTCTAATAAACTACTTCTCTAACTTAGTGTTGACCACTTTTACAGCTTTTTTCCTTCATTTTTTGGGAggtgtgtatgtttttgtgtttgcttgtgtgtttttgtgtgtgtgtgggcgtgtgtgtgtgtgtgtcgtctcacCTTGCAGTCCTCCTTGAGCAGTGACCAAGTAATGAACTCCAGTAAGGGCAGGAGGTTGATCAGTCTCTTCTTCCTCAGACCCAGCAGACGCAGAACATTGCCTAGCTCATTGCTCTGCACCCCACAACGCTGTGTAGACAGACACATAGCCAGACAGACGTTAATACCAAGTCATCTCTATCAGTCCTATCACACTTTTTAGCCCTTATGCTAAATGGTATCTATTTGGTATCAAATCTGCAGATAGCAGTTAACCAATGCTGTTTGAATGCTATGTTATACAAATTGCTATCTGTTTGGAACACAGTTTTTCCCCCATTTCCATCCTTGGTAGTGTCCTTTTGTTTCTCATATACATTTGTATCCCTGACCCGTTacccctgacctctcacctctgaggCGCTCTGCAGCTCCTTGGCCCACTCCATGATCCTCTGCTGCACTTCCTCATCGGGGTCCTTCTCGCCATCCTtgttttcttcttcctcttcctcctcacatCTCTCCTGCACCCAGGGCCTAGCCTTCGCCAGCTGAGGAAACACAGAGGAATACAGTTGAAGGTTTTCAGTCACATTCAACGTAATTATTTATGAACAAATGCTGTCTGAATTTAAGCATGctccctcttattctctctccctctctctccatccccttccggaggatctgagccctaggaccatgcctaaggactacctggcctgatgactcctggctgcctccagtccacctggttgtgctgctactccaatttcaactgttctgcctgcgactatggaaccctgacctgttcactggacatgctaccttgtcccgggcCTGGTGtttatgactctctctctctctgctgtctcgacctctgaatgaccCTGCTCGTCAGCTATGAATGTTTGGCCATGCactatctccacccggcacagccagaagatgactggccagccctcagagcctggttcctctttaggtttcttcctaggttcctggctttctagggagtttgtcatagccaccgtgcttctacatctgcattgcttgctgtttgaggttttaggctgggtttccttacagcactttgtgacatccgCTGATGTCacaagggctttataaatacatttgattaattgatAGTTATGATACTTCAAGCGAACATTTGATATAGAACATTTACACAAAAAAAAAGTCAGTATTCATTTTTTTCTCGCCTTGTCGACGCTGTTGAGCTCATTGGCCCACAGCACAATGAGTTTCCTGCTCTCTTCCAGACTGCGTTCTGTTTTCAGTTCCACCGGGGTCTCTCCTTTACTGGTGCCCTTCCCCGCATCACTGCCACTCTGCAACAAGACAACACAGCAACCAGGTCAATACCATACTGTACAGTCTCAATAGTGTGTATAGCTATCTCATCTCAATCCTCTTAATGTCAAAGCAATGTTGTAGAAATTCCTGCAAAAAGGCGAAAACAACTAGGCATCAAGTAAATTACTAGATCAAATGAATTCAAAATGGGATCAAATGAATTCAAAATGGGATGGTTGAGAGTGTTTTTTGTTTACGTAACCCTGTTACTGCCTGGGAGGCCAGAAGCCAGGTCAGCACTCCCCAGCATATCTCCAACCCCATCTGGCCCCCCTTGCATTTCAACACGTTTTGATATCATATGCTATCTGGGAGGCCCTCGCCGATCCCCCCCCCTCCTCAAAGTTTCCTAGTGACTGACAGAAGCCCCTCTAAGCCGGGCCTACTATTTTTCCTTCACCTCACATTTTGCATTAATACAAATAAAGGACAAAATAACACTCACTAATACTATCATACTAACATTGTACATGTGTATATATCTGAACTTTCTCAGTTACTGATTTTGTTCCCTCCTCCCTTGTTCTTTCTATAGATatatctcccccctcccctccctctctctccctttcagggTCCTACTGTACCTTGCAGACTTGGGCCACCTGCTCCTTCCAATGGTTGATGAAGCGGACACATTCCTGCAGACTGCGCAGGTTCTTCATGCCATTCTGATGAGGGTGTTGCTACaaaggacacacgcacacacatacagtatgaacagtgtggtggatgaatcagaattagttgggtaacataaataagatgtttaatttacataatatgcttatgtaaatacttgtcattagaatgttTCCCTTTGGACTATAGGGTTGGCAGTTGCACTTATCCCTTCTCAGCTAGGGCTCAGTCACTTGGGGCCCGGAGAGGTCAGgtttgtcttcatatgtgaatgtatcTGTCAAACCAtctggtgctatgcagaatatcagtaggggaggaggacagaatggaacattgtcttcttatgtgaatgtgtctttacctattcctaaaccatgtgaagggatggcgtgattaatggggaaccaattaattgtctccacaatgtctgtacgccagtcactccctccttttcccattggggggaggagtatggcggtgtctggaaccattgtatgacCCCTCTGATGTTGCACTTGTCTTTCATAgtatatgacctagaggctcactcccctcagtgagcttgtccaggagtggggtgtacttgagatgggagtatctagagttgacaattgatatatgccattggatgagttgGTGTTCTTGTACTATGGAGTACCAGGAACGAGATTAGAACCTCGTCTTAGAGACcaaactgaatgataatttatagctaatgctatctggctatgggatactcctctctcaagtaaaaggccctttgtgaacagttcctaagatctgtggttcgtcatgtaagttgagaggggtgtatcttggctataaaatatCTTTGTATTCTTATGCAGGGACTCTCAGAATTaattatagacactgaattgatctgagagtcaaagggctattgtgaagctcatattattaaagatgaagtttaagtataactctgactggtgtgtggtttgtaactctcctcatttggtaatacaggaaattgccACGACAACAGGTAGGCAGGTAAAGGTAGAAaaacaattgatatatgccattggatgagttgGTGTTCTTGTACTATGAAGTACAAAGGAACATATACAGGTAGAAGAGTAGACAATTTAACAGGACGAGTTTGGGATGGACTGGATGCTGATGTGATGCTGGGAgtggatggtggtgtgtgtgcgtgcatgtgtgtagcCTACCGATGAGCGATGTGTGGAGGGGGCACTGCTCTTGCGGGGGCTGGTAGGGGCTGAGCTGTGGGCCTGGAGGTCCTCTTCAGGAAGGTTCCAGCGCACCGCCCCAATGGATTGACTCTGGGTAGAGCTCTCCAACTTCAGCTTGGAGTTAAGCTCTGGAGGTGAAATAGTGATAAAATTAGATTAGAGTGGATGAGGGGAGGGGATGCACATACATTTTAGAGTCAGATTTAACTAAGCGTATACATTTAACTACGTCAGATTTAATTAAATCAAATGAGTTAttgcttaaaggcccagtgcagtcaacaaTTCGATTTCCTgtgatttatatatatttccacactatgaagttggaataatactgtgaaattgggaAGATTGTGATAattcccttttagtgtaagagctgtttgaaaagaccgcctgaaatttcagcctgttgtggtgggatggagttttggcctgctgGCGACATCACCAAGCCCGAAAATTAGTTAAtaaaccaataagaaagagagatagttttaacagctagttttcagttttccccttccCACAGACCCCTTCCAAACATTCCTgtcaaaattcttgcttgagaaattgctctttgttaACCCACTGAACACAGAAGTccattcaatgtctattccatgttggATCAATGTAATTTCGTGAAAGGACGTGGAAAAAACATTGATTCAACTTATGTGTACCCGTTGGAAAGAAGCAATCGATACATTTTTTGGACCATTTTAatggaaaacaatcacagtaattgttaccagaaatgatttgatattgagaattTTAAAAACCGTCTGCATTGGACATTCAAAAGATAAACAATTATAAAATAGTATCTATTTGCTCTATTGTTCATTGTTAATTATTACGAAGCGGCCAAGTCCTATGCACGGATACAGTAGATAGATTCATTGTTCGATGCTTGTATTTGATGATTGCCTAACTATTGGACGATTGTGATCTATCTGATTAGATAAAGATTTAATACCATTTTGGAATCAATTAATTATCCATATTAGAACAATAGATAATTATCCATGTAGTCACATTTAATATAATGGCATGCGATTCTAAATACTCTAGTTCTAAACAAAGGTtgcatacactaccgttcaaaagtttggggtcacttagaaatgtctttgtttttgaaagaaaagcacattttttgtccattaaaataacaccaaattgatcagaaataaagtgtagacattgttaatgttgtaaatgactattgtagctggaaacgacagatttgttatggaatatctacataggcatacagaggcccattatcagcaaccaacactcctgtgttccaatggcacgttgtgttagctaatccaagtttagaatttaaaaaggctaattgaccattagaaaacccttttgcaattatgttagcacagctgaaaactgttgtcctgattaaagaaacaaataaaactggccttctttagactagtttagtatctggagtatcagcatttgtgtgttggaTTTCAGgccaaaatggccagaaacaaatagcTTTCTTCTgtctattctattctagtctattcttgttctgagaaatgaaggctattccatgcgagagattgccaagaaactgaagatctcatacaacgctgtgtactactcccttcacagaacagcgcaaactggccctaaccagaatagaaagaggaatgggaggccccggtgcacaactgagcaagaggacaagtacattagagtgtctagtttgagaaacagacgcctcacaagtcctcaactggcagcttcattaaataatatccgcaaaacaccagtctcagcgtcaacaatgaagaggcgactccgggatgttgaccttctaggcagagttcctctgtccagtgtctgtgttcttttgcccatcttaatattttatttttattggccagtctgagatacatctttttctttgcaactctgcctagaaggccagtatcccaaAGTCGCCTCTTATGTGAAGATGTCGtgatgcatgaggcaaatggtggtcacaccagatactgactggttatctgatccatgcccctaccttttttttaaggtgtctgggaccaacagatgcatatctgtaatcccagtcatgtgaaatccatagattttgGTTTAATAAAttcattttaattgactgatttccttatactgtagctcagtaaaatctttgaaactgtTGCATGTTACGTTTCTATTTTTTTTCAGTATAGAATCAGCTGggggatgattttttttttactaaaacataataatttcaaaccttgcttacatttgtatatgatcacatatatacagtgctttcgggaaagtattcagaccccttgactttttccacattttattacattacaaccttaATCTTAAATTGAATAAATGTAAAAAGTCAACAACaattttttttgctaatttataaaaaatacagaaataccttatttacataagtattcagatcctttgctataaGACCCGAAATTGAgttcaagtgcatcctgtttccattgaccatccttgagatgtatctacaacttcattggagtccacttgtggtaaattcaattgattggacatgatttggaaaggcacacagctgtctatataaggtcccacagttgacagtgcatgtcagatcaaaaaccaagccatgaggttgaaggactCAGGATTGTGtctaggtacagatctggggaagggtaccaaaatatttctgcagcattgacagtccccaagaacacagggaCCTCCATccctcttaaatggaagaagtttgtaaccaccaagactcttcctagagctgccccccccagccaaactgagcaattgggggagaagggccttggtcagggaggtgaccaagtacccgctggtcctctgtggagat
This DNA window, taken from Oncorhynchus tshawytscha isolate Ot180627B linkage group LG10, Otsh_v2.0, whole genome shotgun sequence, encodes the following:
- the LOC112260050 gene encoding nuclear factor 7, brain-like, translated to METFKMKSILKVSKLNSKLKLESSTQSQSIGAVRWNLPEEDLQAHSSAPTSPRKSSAPSTHRSSQHPHQNGMKNLRSLQECVRFINHWKEQVAQVCKSGSDAGKGTSKGETPVELKTERSLEESRKLIVLWANELNSVDKLAKARPWVQERCEEEEEEENKDGEKDPDEEVQQRIMEWAKELQSASERCGVQSNELGNVLRLLGLRKKRLINLLPLLEFITWSLLKEDCKGGISPLWLSAKQCTWKAGTPRYIPNSVWNWMISASADVTFDPMTNHLWLQLSDDHRKVQEGISESNLPFSPQRFDAWPGVLGWEGYASGRHYWEVDIANNGYWRVGLTTASAERQGRFPMSPQTGYWTLWRSMHQFYACTKPETPLPLGLVARRMGIYLDYEEGQISFYNAETKTHIYTFTGKFKEKLYPVFAPLDGRSLITIISPHKVSTL